A stretch of DNA from Lotus japonicus ecotype B-129 chromosome 4, LjGifu_v1.2:
TAACGGGTACCCGCGGGTATCCAAACCCGTTTAAGGCCCGTAAACGGGTACCCGTTTGACGCTTAACGGGTACGGATACTGGTCGACTACCCGCGGGTAGTGTTGCGGGTTCGGGTACGGGTTCGGATACCCGCCCCGTTGCCATCCCTAACTACACAAGCCTTGTGTTTAAAGTTTCCATATTTATCAATAATACTACATGCGAATATAGAATACATACTTGAATTTGGGTCCTTCTCTTCTCTGCAAGTGTTCCCTCGAGCACTATGCAGCAAAATCTCACCCCttaagtttcatttgattttatcttaaatgtAATCTAGGAGTATATATCTATTTACTTGTATCAAAGAATATTCAATCcgtcaaaaaataataaaatattcaacatatatAGGCTGGAATGAATCGAAAAGACGAAAACAGCCCAAGTTGGCAAGTTCAAACATTGAAAACCCCATGCCGTGTGGAACCGAAACATGTTACTACCATATATAGTAAtatagatgatgatgatggtcccCTAGAGTTGAAATGTGTATACCCGACATTGGCAGAAGCTGAGGATCTTATTAGACCATTTACAAtggtttgtaaaaaaaaaaacactattttTTCTCATCCCAACActtcacatcatcttctctctaatttaacactcattcaacttttacccactccaatggtttttcgtTCAACaccaacaccctaccccaccacttttttatttcatatttttatttaattttatatttttatttttatgatttacataaaattacaattatcgatttaaattaaattaaaacaataaacacttaacaatttatatattttttttaaatatagacaataatttattttatttccttaacttattttattttttgttgggatccatttcaaaacaaaggctaatagaaagataataaaaatagtgaaaaatttggttttttttccgtgtccaaatcaaacgaaccaaatctctatttatagaggaaaaaaaaatcatgaattttggttaaaaaaaaatttccagaaatttttttttacaatgaaataattgagttcaaaagactAAGATGATAAAAATCCGGACAACGAACCAGAACACGCCACGTGGCACCCTTACCCCCTCTCAACATTATTGAGAACTCTCAACACTTCTCTCCTcacctcatcttcaacaaacctcaaccaaccactacacaccctcaacaaaATTCAACCCCTATCTCAACAAACCATTGTATTTGGGTCTTAtatatcttcattttttttgggCTTATACCCccaatattatatatatatatatatatatatattcatttttATAAACAGTAATGATCCCtacattttgaattttgataaaaaaaatcaaataaaatatgtaattttttttgggggtcatgtagaaataaaaaaaatgttaataagGTAAAGAGGAGAAAAAGTAACAGATAAAAGAttatgtaaataaaaaagaaaattacttGAGAGTaaacttattaatttatgttaatAAATACTTACATAGGTATAAATTATATTGATTTATTGTTAAGTTAACTAGTCCCCAAATGATAGTTCATATGGTAAGAGCTGTGGGACATATAAGTTGGGGAGAGGAAGGTCCAGAGATAAATCCTTGGAGGGTGTaattatctttccgatgtaaaaaaaattaataaataaaaagagattaTAGAAATTttgttatcattaattaaagttACTTGAGATATTCCAAGATAAAAGTTATAAAATTTCAATTGCTATGGAAAAAATACAAACATATATCAAATGTACAATTGGtcctttttttaaaataaactaGTCTCAAGATAATATATGAAAAATGATTATAAATATATGATATAACTTTACTCGTGTATATTATACTGTTTAGAATGTATTAGATGATGGTCAACACTTTCCCGAATTTGTTTAATGAGTCCTAGTTAGTAATacactacaaaaaaattaactttgtAGTTTATAAGTTAAGCCTCTTAATTAACTTTCAGGGAATCACGATCAATGCAAATAGTTGGTTAGATGCTGGACATGCTGTGAATCAAATTTATGACATACTTTATATGATGGGGCGAGATGATATTGCAGTTGGAGTTGGAGGTGAAGGTGGAATACTACCAAATGGTACCATACTCCCTAATGTTGGTGGATATCTTCCAATCATAGAACAGGTTTTATttctttctatatatatatcgtTGTTTGGTAAACATTAAAGTTTAAGACAATAATAACAAATgcaaatgaaaaggaaaaaaatatgtATGTATATCTATCTTAATTCTTAACTATATTCATTCAAGCTAAAATGTATCTGATATTGAACTATAGGGAATTACCACTGTTGGGGGTTGCAGATACAGAAGGGCCATTCCTTTGGGTCTTGGAGGGCGATTAGATATTGATGCAAACTTTGGTATCAGAAAGGCTTTCCTACCGCAGGTAaaagcatgtttggattagctttGTTTTTCTGGGAATTAGCATCCAGAAGCTTCTTACATGAGTTTCTCTCAAGAActaattttgactttagaataaATTGTAAGAGATTTTCCGAACATGTACTAGAATGGGCATCTAATGTGTGTTTCCATGTTATAAGTGTTTTATGAGGCAATTTTAAAAGTGCACCCTTTATGATCTTTAATTTTGGGGAATAAAAACCAGTCTTCAGTTAAATCATTTACTTCAATTGAACATATAGCCTAATTAATTACTGATACTCATTTTCTTGGTAATCTTTTCATGATATCAGGGCAAAAGGAAATACACTCCATTAAAACAACCAACTTCTCAGGAAGTGCTGATTGAAAAAATATCTGAAGGTCCCATAACCCTGTTAGTGACTGGAGTACACACAAACATTGCAATTTTCCTAATGAATAACCCACACCTAAAGAAAAATGTGGAGCACATTTACATCATGGGTGGTGGTGTAAGGTCGAGCAACCCAACTGGTTGCTGCCCCAAAAATGCTTCATCTTCCTCCTGTGTGCCTCGACAGTGCGGTGACCGCGGCAACATGTTTACTGATTATAATACTAACCCTTATGCAGAGTTCAACATGTTCGGTGACCCTTTTGCAGCATACCAGGTCAGACATTTTGATATACAAAACATTAATGTCTTCACCAACAATTTTTTGacatagttggttcatgacaacATATCACGTTGTGTGCCTGTGTGTGAAACTTAAATATGTGGGTAGTAATTATACTCGTAACGAAAAAAGGTAAATATTGTTTTTCAGGTGATTCACTCTGGAATTCCCATCACCCTTGTTCCTCTTGATGCAACAAACACAATCCCCATCAATGAAGAATTCTTTGATGTATTTGAAAAGACTCAAGAAACTTATGAGGCACAATATATATTCAAGTCATTGAAAATGGCTCGTGATACATGGTTTGACGACCAATTCTATTCGGTAACTTTGTAGTTAATATGTACATGCCTATTGTTTTACGAATAGGAAGGAGCTGATATTAATAATGAATCATTGTTGCACTATGCAGAGTTATTTTATGTGGGACTCTTTTGCAGCTGGTATAGCTGTTTCAACTATGAGTAAATCCAATAACCCTGAAGGAGAAAATGAATTTGCTGAAATGGAATATATAAACATAACTGTTGTTACTTCAAACAAGCCTTATGGGATATCTGATGGCTCTAATCCACTCTTTGATGGCCTAAAAGTTCCTAAGTTCAATTTAGAGAAAGGTGGGGTGCATAGTGGTCATATTCAACAAGGACTTAGAGATCCACTTTGCTTTGTCAAGAATGGGAGAGGAAGATGCCAGGTAGTTGCTTTCCCTTTTAGGTTGCAACTtcaatagcatgtttggttccACGATGAAATGCTTTGGAATCAATACTCATCAAAAGCTACAAGTCTTAGCTTTTGAGTAAATATGTCTTGAATTATGTGTAAATCATGAAACTAAACATGCACTAATATATCACTTTTGCAGACATATTGTTAATGTGTTATGTGTTGCAACATGTTCTATAGGATGGTTATACATCAGAGGCACATGGTCCTGACTCAGTGAGGGTACTTGTTGCCACAAAAGCAAAGCCTAACCGGGATGTTAGGAGCTCCCTTGATAGAGAATATTATAAAAGCTTCTTGAATGTATGTTCACTTTTTGATACATTGCTCTCTCTTTATATATATTGCTCTAATTTCTTCAATTATTCATATTAGCATGTTTAGATCAAATTTTctttcctcaaaatcaattctgaaatccaAAAGCATATTTTGGCTCCAAAACTGATTTCATAGGAGTTTCTTCTTAGAATTGGTTTTggcttcaaaatcaattataaaaggatttccaaacatgtgcATTGTTTTATTTCATTTGTGAGGGAAAATATGGACTTACATGATGAGTCTACAAAGAAATTACAAACAACTGAATTCTCTGTGTTATGGTTGTTATTGGATTCTTAAAATGATAAATGTATGCAAATTTGACTTTTTTTGTTGGTGTTCAAAGGTTCTAAAGCAACCACAACATACTGGGAAGTTCAACTTCACCACACAGTTTCCTTACTACAAAGAAGTAACTTACAAGCCCGATTTTCATAACAAAACACTTGGGAAACCTGTTGTGTTTGACATGGACATGAGTGCAGGAGATTTTTTGGCTCTGTTTTACCTCCTTAAAGTTCCCGTTGAAGTAATCAACCTCAAGGTATTCTGATTTTTCATTTCTAAGTGTTTCTTTGAATTACTTGTTCTCAGTTAAATCAAACATTGAGACCAAGATATGAAAATGTGTTCAAACACTAAGAATTTCTACTCTTAATTTGATCACCTAAGTTAATTGTACATACCTGGTACTTACAAGCCTAAGTTTTATTATGTTGAGTTCTTTGTTATTAAACAACAAATTATTGAGAAGTAACACCTTTAATTTTGGGTTAATGTACCTTACTCTTCAGGCAATCATTGTGAGTCCTACTGGATGGGCAAATGCAGCAACAATAGACATAATCTATGACTTACTGCACATGATGGGCCGTGACGATATCCCAGTTGGTCTCGGAGATGTTTTTGCCGTGAATCAATCGGATCCAATATTTTCAGCTGTTGGAGATTGCAAGTATGTTAGAGCCATTCCCCATGGAAGTGGGGGGTTTCTAGACTCTGACACACTTTATGGTCTTGCTCGCGATCTACCACGCAGCCCAAGAAGGTGCTTTCCTGTTATTTTCATGGCCCAGTTAGTATTTCTCATCAATGTTATGATGCATCCTAAATTATTGAAATCATATTgtctaatagcatgtttggaaatccttctttAGTTAGATTTTGGTACAAAATCAATTATGTAAAGAAACTTATGTTAGAAGTTTCTTGGTGACAGAAATGCTTGTAAAAATTTCTAATTTTCCTACTAGGATTTGACTAACACAGTAAGAATTATTTCAGGTATACAGCAGAAAACTCTGTGAAGTTCGGGGCTCCTCGCGATACAGATCACCCGGAACTCAGGCAACCACTAGCTATGGAAGTTTGGGAGTCTGTATTACAAACAACTGAACCAGGATCTAAGATTACAGTATTAACCAATGGACCCTTGACTAATTTGGCAAAGGTTGTATCAGTAGAAAACATAAGATCTAGAATCAAGGTAAGTCAGGGCATATATTTGTTATCATCTATTTGAAACAGTTATTAGCAAGAACAATCCACTTCTATGACAGTGGACTTCAGAGCATAGCTAGAAAAAAGTCAAGTTCTagacaaaaggaaaaaattaattgaatattcagaacaattttttaattaaacgtTTTAAAATAAAGTTCAGATTGTTATAATTTGAGGAGATAACTGTTCCTAAATGTTGCAGGAGGTTTATGTAGTTGGGGGACACATCAGCCAGAATGCCAATGATAGAGGAAACATCTTTTCAGTTCCTTCCAACCAATATGCAGAATTCAACATGTTCCTAGATCCTTTGGCTGCCAAGACAGTGTTTGAATCTGAAGTTAACATAACATTGATTCCTCTTAGTGCACAGCGCAAAGTAAGTTCATTTTCAACCGCCATAGGTCAGTTACGTACGAAATCAACAACTCCTGAGGCTGTATTTTCCAAGCGTCTGCTGTCAAGCCTATACCATTTGAAGCAAATCCATAACAAGTATCATCATATGGTAAGTACCTAAGTTCCTATCCACaaaattaaattcttttttCTAGCCCAATATTATTTCACAGCATAAAAACTTTAGGATCATTTTAACATAAGGTTTCCTTCTTGTTTGCACTTGTAGGACACATTCTTGGGGGAAATTCTAGGTGCAGTAACCTTGGCTGATACTTCAAAACTTGATCCAAGATTTGAGCTCAAGCCTGTTAAAGTCTTAGCTGATGGTGTTGAATCTACTGATGGAAAAATTGCGGTGGAGAAACATGGAAAATTAGTTAGAATTTTAAGTCGAGTGAGTGCCATGGCTTATTATAATTTGCTTGCTGATAAGCTTGGCGATCATAATCAATCAGCTAAGGTTGGAAGCTTTGAAGAACAAACCAGAAAATGGCGTCATTCTCCTGATAAAGTGTAGgcacacttcttcattattctCTGCTAGGCAGCAATAATATATCTTTTGTTATATTATACACTACAATTGATAGGGTGATTTTCCTAAGTTTAACCCATACTTTCACATTTGATTTTGGAAATGCCAAAACGACATGgtacctttttcttttcttttctcctaaCCCAACTTCAAGAAAACAATGGAGATAGATCGGTCTAAAAAATCATCATCTTGTAGCTGGATTGAAATCGTAACATATTAATTATATGTAATATAACCGTAGATAGTTCATCATCTACTTTCTACAACAATTACTAGCCGtgtataaataataaatttctcCTGGAACGCTACTAATTGGTCTTGGCAATGGGGCTCATCACTCGAAAAACTGCCTCAGGATCTTCCTTGGGCTTTGTTTTTTTCTCCATACTCGATCCATTGGACATGATGggttgtatattttttttttggcttaaaagCAGTTTCTACCCCTGAAGTTTAATGATATTGTGATTGATATCCCTGCTCAATTTTTTCTGCGAAGTGTACCCTGAATGTATCAGAAAGTTGCAAAAGTGCCCTTCCGTCAGCCCTTCCGTTTAAAACTTGACGAAAGTGCTGACGTggtatttcttttttatttttttattaaatttaaaaactaaatttaattaaaaaattcagGGACCAAACCCAgttccacaaccaccacccatCACTCTTCCACAAATATTTTTTGCCTGATTCTCCATCAATCCCCAACCCAAATACagaaaacaattttaaaaactcagcaaacaacTAGATCTTGCCACCcccaacccaccaaaacacacAACGCAACCCATCGTGCCACTCCCACATCATCAACATTTATCTCTGAAGAAACAGTAAATAGAAGAAGGAAAGGAGAGATCTGtttggaagaagaaggaaaaggaaCGCAGAAGAAGCAGAACGAAAAGGAACCCATTAAATTGGGGTTTGCTTTGTGTATGGTGTTCGTAACCCCGACGGGCTCACGCATCTTCCTCGTTTGATTTCACTCCCCAATTTCATTTGATTGCTGTTGTttctttgtttgatttttcacGTGAGAACGAATGGCAAGGGAATTGTAATTAAAGAATTTCAATTTGGGGATAAATTAGTGAAGCTTTGATTGACAATTTAGTTTAGCGTAAGAACTGAGTTTAAGTTtcatcaaaaaattattttaaaactgAAACTTTACCTTTTTTACTTTGCTATTCTTGTTAATGGTGTTTTTACATTGAAGTATATAGAGTATTGACCCAGTTTGGTGGTCCTGGCTTGACTAGCGAGGAGATggagagaagagaggaagagagaagaagaggaggtggtggtgaatAGGGAGATTGTCCCTGAATTTAgtccttgaatttttttaagtaaatttagtttttaaattttataaaaaaaatgccaCGTCAGCACTTCCGTCAAGTTTTAAACAGAAGGCTGACAGAAGGGCACTCTTGCAACTTTCTGATACATTCAGGGTACACTCCGCAGAAAAAATTGAGGTTGGGGTATCAATTGCAATATCATCAAACTTCAGGGGTAGAAACTGCTTTTAAGCCTATATTTTTTTCTGCCTCAAGGCTTACGAATCTATCAACCTGAGCGATTAGTGGTTCCTAATATACCGTTGGTTCTACCGTATTAATATGATTTATTATAAATTCTACGCTAATAATAAATTAACTAGTTTTTTCTAGttgttttataaataaatacaaCAAAAAAGAAAGCTGAATCCCACGTGAACAATTTCCATCACTTTAAGTGTGAGGCTGTGTGGGTATAAGTATAACCCTGTGAAAAGTGAAAAGCTAAGCATCACGATGGAGTGGAATTACTTTACAAACCAGCAAAATGAAAGTTTAAACTCAGTGGCAGAAATAACATTACCAAGaagaatctggaaaacatttggTGGAGATTCTAACATGCCTTACAACTCCTTCTACATGATCCAGGAAGGTCTGAAGATCCAACCATATACTCAGGATTGTTAGTGCATTCTCCAAGGGAAGCCCATCTTTGACAGCTTTCGTGCTGATCAGAGCAGTCACCTCCAGCACCGACCGTCTTATCAAATGAATCTACATGAATCCACTTTGTCGCTGACCATTTCTCACCTTCGATTACTGGGCATCCAGCATGAAGACTGTCAGTGTCTGGGGTAGCAGTTGTGTGAAGACTGAAGAACAGAAGTGCATCCCCTCTTCGTGGTTTCACTATGCAATACCGGGTGAGGAGCAAAAAGCAATCATTTAGAATAAGGTGACTGGCAGAAAATGTGACATGAAAGTATAATGCAGAGGAAAACACATAAAAGTAATTACTTATACAGTTTCCCACCTGCTATTCCTTTTTTGGCACACTCAGAAAGATCACTGTTTGTTTCTAAACCTCTGCGACGGGGAGGTTCCTATAAGCAGAATGGAAATTCAGAAGCTATCAAAATTAGTAATGGCCTTATGTGTAATAAAAGGCAGAAACAATCTccttcatgaaattaaaatattcctGATCCACGCTTATACTTGGAAAAGACCAcagaagaggatcctgagaatATCATACGAAGAAAATACTATTTCCTCCGTCACTACAAGAACAAAAATATGAACAGAGTGCATAAGTTTTTATCTGCATCAAAATGTCTGCTCAGTTTCTAAGGCTTTTCCTGTTTAGTGTCATAGAAATAGAGTAATACTTACGATATCAGACAAGAAATTTTGGCACAACGTAAAAGAGAATTATTCATTATGATAGATTGAACTGGCACAAGAAAACTGCACTATAGGAACCCAGCTAAACACCAATTGTTTTCCAATAATACATTTTTGATTCTGTGGAAAGACATGGAAAAATGATTAATTTACTATACAAACCTCTGCAACAGGGAATACGGTTTCACCACCTCTGGTCACATTAGTGAGATACAAGAGGACAGTCGCCATGCGATGTCCACCCCGTACTATATTAACTTTATCAGTGAAGTAATCATAATGCGGGTCATATTTCTGCCCATGCTCATATCTCAATACTTGCATGTCCTCCCCATTTTCTGAAATTCAATCATAAAATATTACAAAGAAAGTGATTAGTGCTTGATTGCTTGATTCTACATATAGGACAGGGAAGTGAAAAGAATGtgaatcatcttcatcatttaaCTGATCATACAAATACATCTTCATTCTCTTCTCCAATCCCTAGCTTTGCTAGTGACACAACACAACAATATGGTGTATGGAGTTAATTTGAAAAGGGATTCTTAAAATTCAGCTAAGGCCTAACTTTACACAATATGAGTGAGTTTTGCTCTATCATCTATAAAGGCTTGTTTAGTTatatgatatctctagttaatgtgaAACTTTAACAAGGATACTACTTATTCAGAAATTGAGACTTCAACTTTCTCAATTTCTTTTTGTCAGTTCTCGCCCGCTCATTAAATATTGCTCGCTTGTCATTCAGGTAAGCAACTGAACATAGTCATGACTCATGAATACTTGATTATTAATCGACTTCCATTTAAGCCATGGGATTTCCTTCCACGCTTTGAGGATTTAAAATCAAACATTCCTGGTTCCCCACTCATTTACATGAAAATCAGACATCAAAGAACTAGAAAAGCTAACAAGTTATAGTGATAGACTGATAGCGAAGCACAATTATAATTACAGTCGACCCGTCGACCACAAGCAAATAACAGTACAACAAATCAAACGTTGAGCATTGTCGAAACAATAGCATAGCATGTAGATTTCCATGATGTTCAGTACCTTTTGGAAGGAATGTCCATGCTGAAATCTTGTCCTCAATACCAGCAACAATAGGATCCTACATATTAAGAAAGCaataaaaattttcaaaaataaataaatcataaaaGATGAAATCCATCAAGTAATCAGAGGCAGCAGCAAACCTTTTTCTTGGAAATGAACATTCCAGAGCTAGTTCGAACTTCACTCAACTTGCTATCACCAGAGAGATTATCAGCAACCGCAGATCTCTTCAATTCCGATTTCGCCTAAATCAAACAATCAACAGTAACTTGAGAAA
This window harbors:
- the LOC130710253 gene encoding nucleoside hydrolase 3-like, which codes for MIQHSCVSTLRRCWVSLVLVLLIVAATNLGGAAVVDEAKLPRRILMDTDVDTDDFFALLYLLKLNRSQFQLEGITINANSWLDAGHAVNQIYDILYMMGRDDIAVGVGGEGGILPNGTILPNVGGYLPIIEQGITTVGGCRYRRAIPLGLGGRLDIDANFGIRKAFLPQGKRKYTPLKQPTSQEVLIEKISEGPITLLVTGVHTNIAIFLMNNPHLKKNVEHIYIMGGGVRSSNPTGCCPKNASSSSCVPRQCGDRGNMFTDYNTNPYAEFNMFGDPFAAYQVIHSGIPITLVPLDATNTIPINEEFFDVFEKTQETYEAQYIFKSLKMARDTWFDDQFYSSYFMWDSFAAGIAVSTMSKSNNPEGENEFAEMEYINITVVTSNKPYGISDGSNPLFDGLKVPKFNLEKGGVHSGHIQQGLRDPLCFVKNGRGRCQDGYTSEAHGPDSVRVLVATKAKPNRDVRSSLDREYYKSFLNVLKQPQHTGKFNFTTQFPYYKEVTYKPDFHNKTLGKPVVFDMDMSAGDFLALFYLLKVPVEVINLKAIIVSPTGWANAATIDIIYDLLHMMGRDDIPVGLGDVFAVNQSDPIFSAVGDCKYVRAIPHGSGGFLDSDTLYGLARDLPRSPRRYTAENSVKFGAPRDTDHPELRQPLAMEVWESVLQTTEPGSKITVLTNGPLTNLAKVVSVENIRSRIKEVYVVGGHISQNANDRGNIFSVPSNQYAEFNMFLDPLAAKTVFESEVNITLIPLSAQRKVSSFSTAIGQLRTKSTTPEAVFSKRLLSSLYHLKQIHNKYHHMDTFLGEILGAVTLADTSKLDPRFELKPVKVLADGVESTDGKIAVEKHGKLVRILSRVSAMAYYNLLADKLGDHNQSAKVGSFEEQTRKWRHSPDKV
- the LOC130710254 gene encoding probable prolyl 4-hydroxylase 4; protein product: MSSLWFLLFLPLIFHWNEVSSSYAGSASSIINPSKVKQVSWKPRAFVYEGFLTGLECDHLISLAKSELKRSAVADNLSGDSKLSEVRTSSGMFISKKKDPIVAGIEDKISAWTFLPKENGEDMQVLRYEHGQKYDPHYDYFTDKVNIVRGGHRMATVLLYLTNVTRGGETVFPVAEEPPRRRGLETNSDLSECAKKGIAVKPRRGDALLFFSLHTTATPDTDSLHAGCPVIEGEKWSATKWIHVDSFDKTVGAGGDCSDQHESCQRWASLGECTNNPEYMVGSSDLPGSCRRSCKAC